The genomic segment CGCCCGCAACTCGTCCACCGCCCAGCCGGCGACCCGCTCGTCGCGCGGTGCCGTCTCCGCTCCGCCGGACTCCACCGCGAGCCGGGCGTCGTGGAACGCGGCGGCGCTGTCCGACCAGCGCTGCGCGGCCTCGGCGTCCCGATCGACGCCGTCCAGGATCTCGGCGATCCGCGCGTTCACCTCGCCGACCCCGGCGGTGTTGCCGTCCGCGGCGCAGTACCGCGCCACCTCGTCCAGCGCCTCCACGGCGGCCTCGGTGGCGCGCAGTTCCCGGTACGCGACGCCCAGCAGCAACAGCGTGTCGATCCGGGTCGGCGCGTCGTCCGGGTCGGCCAGCCCGTCCAGCGCGTCCTCCGCGACGCTCGCCGCCTCGTCGTACCGGCCGGTTCGGGCCAGCGCGTCGGCCAGTGCGGCGCGCAGGTGCGCGACCGGCCGCGGTTGGTCGAGGCTCGACCACAGCCCGATGGCCTCGGTGAGTGGTTCGACCGCCTCGTCCGGCCGGTCGGCGTCGAGCGTGGCGTGTCCGTACAGCCGGAGCGCCTCGGCCCGGGTGGTCGGGTCGGCGCCGACCGCCGCGGCCCGGAACTCGCCGATCGCGGTGTCGAAGTCACCGGACTGCGCGTGCAGCCCGCCGCACAGCAGCCGGACCCCGGCCACCATCGCGGCCGGCCGGCCGGCCAGCAGCCGCACCGCCTCGGCACCGTGCGCCAGCGCGGCCGTCGCGTCCTCGGCGCGGGCGGACATGAAGGCCAGCAGCGCGTGGGTGCGGCCCCGATGCCGGTCGTCGGTCGGGATCGCCAGCGCCTGCCGCGCGGCCGAGATCGCCGCGGGCAACCGGTCGGCCGCGTCCAACCCCATCGCCAGCCGCTCCAGCGCCGACCGCGCCGCGACGGCCGGATCCTCCCCGACCCGGCTCGATGCCCCGGTCCGTGCACCGGTGGTGCCCGCCGTCCCGGCGGGCTCACGGCCGGCACCGGCTGCTGCCTCCTCGCCTCCGGTGGCCGGGCGCTCGCCTCCGCCGGCCGGGTCCTCGGTGCCGGCCGGCGGGATAGTGCGCCCCTCCGTGCCGGGGGAGATCGACTCGTCGATGCTCGCCGGCGACCGGCCCGCCAGCGCGGCCAGCGCCCGCTCGGCCGCGGTCAGCTCGGCCAGACCGGTTTCCGGGTCGTCCTGCCGGCAGCGAGCCAGGCCGGCGAGGCTCAGCGCGCCGTGCCGCCGCACCGGTGAGTGCGCGAACAGCTCGGCCGCGGCCCGCCAGTGCCGCTCGGCGGCGGACACGTCGGTGTCGGACACGGCGAGCCCGCGGGCGACCAGCCGCCGACCGGCAAGCTCGCCGGTCGGCGCCGGGCACACCTCGTCGAACCGGGCCCACCCGGCGCGCTCGGCCGCCTCGTCGAACTCCCGCCCGTACCGTTCGGCCGCATCGGCCAACCCGGCCGGGTCGGCCGGCAGGTCCGGCACGGTGATCGGCTCGGCCGCTACCGCCGGGGCCGGCGCCGCGCTGCCCCAACCGGCCCGGGCCAGCGGCAGCCGGTCGGCCAGCGGCTCGGCGGCCAGCAGCACCGCGATCTCGGCGCCCTGGTGACCGGTGCCGTTGCGCTCGTCGAACCGGGCCGCCAGCGCGGTCGCCCGCGCCGCCAGCTCGTCGCCCAGCGCCGCCACCGTCGTGGTGGCCGGCGTCGTCTCGTCGGCGGCCAGCGGCGGGCGGTCCAGCTCGGTGTCGCCGTGGCCGGCCGCGGCCAGCCGGCGCAGCAGCAGCGCGGCCGACGCCGCGAACCGCATCTCCGCGTACGGGTCCGGCGGCGCGGCGAGCCAACCGAGGTGCCGCTGCACCAGCTCCAGGCCGCGTGGCTCGTTACCGGTCCGGGCGCAGAACTCGACGTGCTGCGCGATCGACGCCAGCTCGGCGCGGGACGACCGCAGCAGCCGGTACGCCCGGCGGTGCGCGTCGGCGGCCTGCTCGTACCGGCCGGTGCGCAGGTAGGGCAGCAGCAGCGCGGTGAGGATCCGCTGCGGCTGCTCGGCGCAGGTCAGCGTGCCGGCGAGGACCGGCACCGACAGCTCGATCGCCGCCTCGTCGGCACCGACGCCGGACAGGTGCTCGATCCGCGCGCTCGGCTCGCAGCCGATGCAGTCGGACAGCTCGTCGCGCGGTGCGGCGCACCAGAGCCGGTACTGTTCGGCCGCCTCGGCGGCGTCACCCACGTGCGCGGCGACCAGCCAGCGGTGCTGGTGCACCGCGTGCATGCTGCGGCCGCCGGCGCGGTACCGCCGCTCCATGTCGTCCAGGATCGACCGGGTGCGGGCCAGCGGCACGTCCGGGAACTTGGCCAGCTGGCTGACCACGTGCTTGAACCGCCACAGCACCATGCCTTCGGAACGCTCGTCGGGCGCGTCGCCGCGGTCCAGCGCGGCCAGGCACCACGCGAACGGCACGAACATCTTGCTCGCCTCGCCCGCGTACTCGTAGGCCACCACGGCCAGCGAGCGGGCCGCGAACTGCAGCCGGGGCCACTGCCCGGCGTCCGCGGCGGCCATCACCTGCTCGACCGCGGCGACCTGGGCCGCGCCGTACGGCAGGTCCCACGCCGCGGACAGCGCCGCCCACGTCTCGTCTTCGTCGTACGCCACGGTCATCGCCTCTCGTCCCGCTCGGGAGGTACGGCCGCGTCCAGCAGGCCGAGGAAGGACCGGTTGATCAGGCTCACGTCCGCCGGCCGCACCGGGTGGTGGCCGAGCAGCAGCGCCTGCCCGTACAGCGCCTGCGTCGCGGTGTGCGCCAGCCGCTCGTCGCGCAACCCGCACACCCGGCGAACCAGCTCGTTGCGGTGGTTGAGGACCAGCTGCGGGCGCTGCTGTGTCGGTTTGGTGAAGGCGTCCAGCACACCCGCCCACAGCTCGTCGACCTGCGCCTTCGTCGCCTGCAGCTCGGCGGCGTGCGCGGCCGACCGGTCCACCAGGTACAGCGCGGGGACGGTGGCCGGCTCGAAGCTGCGCAGCACCACCTCGCAGCCCAGCTCGTCCACCGCGCGCTGCGCGATCCGGCGGAACTCCTGCAACGGCAGCTCCACCTCCGCCGGCAGCGGATCGAACCGGGTGGCGAGCTCGCTGGGGTCCAACCGGCGCACCGTCGGCCCGTCGGGCAGCGCGCCGAACCGGGCCACGATCTCCGCGTCGTAGGTGTACCCGCCGTTGACCACCGGCACGTCCTGCGCCGCGGCCACCGCCGCCAGCGCCCGGAACTCGTCCGCGGTCTGGGTGTACCGCACCTCGCCGTACCGCGCGGCGAACTCGGCGAGGGTGACCCGGCCGACGTTGGTCTCCATCGGCCACCACTGCGCGACCAGCCGCAACATCTCGTCGTCGTGCACCGCGAGGGCCTTGACGCCGAGGTGGTGCACGGCCAGGAACCGGGCCAGCCGGGCCGGATCGGTGTCGGCCAGCCGGACCAGCCAACCCCGCAGCTGGGCGCCGATCGCCTCCTGGGTGGCCGCCAGCGCGTCGTCGGCGTACAGCGCCTCGCGACTCGCGGTGGGCCGCAGCTGGGTCGCGTCGACCACGCAGCGCACGAAGAACGCCCACTCCGGCAGCAGCCCGTCGACCGACTCGGCCAGCAGCATCCGCTTCAGGTAGACCCGGTGCCGGGTGCGCTCGGCCGGGTTCGCCGCGAACGGCAGCACGTACGCGACGCCGGTCAGCCCGGCCTCCGGCACCGACAGCTCGATCACGTCGAACGGGGTGAACCCGAGCACGTCCTGCGCGTACCCGACGAGGTCGGCGCGGCGGGTGCCGGGCGGCCGGTCGTCGTCCCGCCACGGGGGCCCGCCGCCGGTGATCGGCGCGCCGTCCACGGTCACCGGCACCGGCAGCATCGACCCGTAGAGCGCGGCCAGTTCGGTGACGGTGCGCGGCTCGAACCACTGCGCGCAGCCGGGCCGGGCGGTGAGCGTGACGGTACTGCCGGGCTCGTCCCGCTCCGCCGGCTCGACCAGGTAGGTGCCGTCGGCGCGGCCCACCCAGCCCAGCGCCGGCCCGCCGGCGGCCGAGCGGGTCACCACCCGCACCTCGTCGGCGACCAGGAACGCGGACAGCAGCCCGATGCCGAACTGGCCGAGGAACTGCTGCCGGGCGAAGCCCAGCTCGTCGCGCTTGCCGCTGCGGCCGATCGTGGCGAGCAGCTCGTGCACCTGCGCCTCGGTCAGCCCGACCCCGTTGTCCGACACCGACAGGGTGCCGTCCCCGGTGCGGACCGACACCGCCGGTGGCGGCCCGTCGGGTCGAGCCGTCAGGGCATCGACGGCATTCTGCAACAACTCCCGCAGATACACCCGAGGGCTGCCATAAAGGTGATTGCTCAGCAGATCGACGACGCCGCGCAGATCAACCTGAAACGTCCGGTCCACGGTCCTCCCCTGTCTCGCCGAAGCAGGGTAGCGATCGAGGGCGACAGTGCGGGGCACTCGGGGTTCCCCTTATGTCGAATGTCAGGGTCGATGTACGACGCTCGCCGGACGACACCCGGCCGCCGGGCACGTACGGTTCGGTACGTGGCCATCATCACGACCCAGGCGCTCACGAAGAGGTACGGCACGGCGGTCACCGCCCTCGCCGATCTCACCGTGCAGATCGAGCCGGGAATCACTGGGCTGGTCGGCGCGAACGGCGCCGGCAAGTCGACGCTGATCAAGACGATGCTGGGGCTGCTCCCGCCGACCGGCGGGCAGCTGCGGGTGCTGGGCCTGGACCCGACCCGCCAGGGCGAGCAGGTGCGCGCCCGGGTCGGGTACATGCCGGAGAACGACAGCCTGCCGCCGGACGTCTCGGCGGCCGAGTTCGTCACCCACATGGGACGCATGTCCGGGCTGCCGCGGCCGGCCGCCCGGGAACGCGCCTCCGAGGTGCTGCGGCACGTCGGACTCTACGAGGAGCGATACCGCCAGATCGGCGGCTACTCCACCGGAATGAAGCAGCGGGTCAAGCTGGCGCAGTCGCTGGTGCACGACCCCGACCTGCTGCTGCTGGACGAGCCGACCAACGGCCTCGACCCGGCCGGCCGGGACGCCATGCTCGACCTGGTGCACCGCATCGGCACCGAGTTCGGCATCTCGGTGGTGGTCTGCTCGCACCTGCTCGGTGAGGTGGAGCAGATCGCCGACGGGCTCGTCGCGATCGAGGGCGGCCGGCTGCTGCGGGCCGACCGGGTGTCCAGCATGACCGCGCGGACCGCGGTGCTCGCCGTCGAGGTCGACGAGGGTACCGACGAGCTGGCGGCGGCCCTGTCCGCGCGAGGGGTGCGGATCGGGCGCGACGGCGCCGCGCTGATGACGCCGGTCGAGTCGCCGGCGACGTACGACCTGGTGCGGGACGTGATCGTCGACCTCGGCC from the Actinocatenispora thailandica genome contains:
- a CDS encoding tetratricopeptide repeat protein, with translation MTVAYDEDETWAALSAAWDLPYGAAQVAAVEQVMAAADAGQWPRLQFAARSLAVVAYEYAGEASKMFVPFAWCLAALDRGDAPDERSEGMVLWRFKHVVSQLAKFPDVPLARTRSILDDMERRYRAGGRSMHAVHQHRWLVAAHVGDAAEAAEQYRLWCAAPRDELSDCIGCEPSARIEHLSGVGADEAAIELSVPVLAGTLTCAEQPQRILTALLLPYLRTGRYEQAADAHRRAYRLLRSSRAELASIAQHVEFCARTGNEPRGLELVQRHLGWLAAPPDPYAEMRFAASAALLLRRLAAAGHGDTELDRPPLAADETTPATTTVAALGDELAARATALAARFDERNGTGHQGAEIAVLLAAEPLADRLPLARAGWGSAAPAPAVAAEPITVPDLPADPAGLADAAERYGREFDEAAERAGWARFDEVCPAPTGELAGRRLVARGLAVSDTDVSAAERHWRAAAELFAHSPVRRHGALSLAGLARCRQDDPETGLAELTAAERALAALAGRSPASIDESISPGTEGRTIPPAGTEDPAGGGERPATGGEEAAAGAGREPAGTAGTTGARTGASSRVGEDPAVAARSALERLAMGLDAADRLPAAISAARQALAIPTDDRHRGRTHALLAFMSARAEDATAALAHGAEAVRLLAGRPAAMVAGVRLLCGGLHAQSGDFDTAIGEFRAAAVGADPTTRAEALRLYGHATLDADRPDEAVEPLTEAIGLWSSLDQPRPVAHLRAALADALARTGRYDEAASVAEDALDGLADPDDAPTRIDTLLLLGVAYRELRATEAAVEALDEVARYCAADGNTAGVGEVNARIAEILDGVDRDAEAAQRWSDSAAAFHDARLAVESGGAETAPRDERVAGWAVDELRAARNAALSWQWAEAPDRAIAALPAADAAAEAAGTDRPRARWEVAVLGYDAGRILASAGRPDEALARTGSAVALFAGLRASGDLDPAPAPVEVAVRTLHARLLLALDRRADARSVLTALLDELPPDAEEHRAAIAGLLTETEHRPSSTG
- a CDS encoding HSP90 family protein produces the protein MDRTFQVDLRGVVDLLSNHLYGSPRVYLRELLQNAVDALTARPDGPPPAVSVRTGDGTLSVSDNGVGLTEAQVHELLATIGRSGKRDELGFARQQFLGQFGIGLLSAFLVADEVRVVTRSAAGGPALGWVGRADGTYLVEPAERDEPGSTVTLTARPGCAQWFEPRTVTELAALYGSMLPVPVTVDGAPITGGGPPWRDDDRPPGTRRADLVGYAQDVLGFTPFDVIELSVPEAGLTGVAYVLPFAANPAERTRHRVYLKRMLLAESVDGLLPEWAFFVRCVVDATQLRPTASREALYADDALAATQEAIGAQLRGWLVRLADTDPARLARFLAVHHLGVKALAVHDDEMLRLVAQWWPMETNVGRVTLAEFAARYGEVRYTQTADEFRALAAVAAAQDVPVVNGGYTYDAEIVARFGALPDGPTVRRLDPSELATRFDPLPAEVELPLQEFRRIAQRAVDELGCEVVLRSFEPATVPALYLVDRSAAHAAELQATKAQVDELWAGVLDAFTKPTQQRPQLVLNHRNELVRRVCGLRDERLAHTATQALYGQALLLGHHPVRPADVSLINRSFLGLLDAAVPPERDERR
- a CDS encoding ABC transporter ATP-binding protein, with translation MAIITTQALTKRYGTAVTALADLTVQIEPGITGLVGANGAGKSTLIKTMLGLLPPTGGQLRVLGLDPTRQGEQVRARVGYMPENDSLPPDVSAAEFVTHMGRMSGLPRPAARERASEVLRHVGLYEERYRQIGGYSTGMKQRVKLAQSLVHDPDLLLLDEPTNGLDPAGRDAMLDLVHRIGTEFGISVVVCSHLLGEVEQIADGLVAIEGGRLLRADRVSSMTARTAVLAVEVDEGTDELAAALSARGVRIGRDGAALMTPVESPATYDLVRDVIVDLGLPLHRLEERRHRVAELFGSPAAHAGAPAPAGTPGSTGGDEGRSGDE